The segment CCGGTCTTCCGGCGGGCGGGGAACCTGGTCGAGCCGGCCATGAAAGGGGTGGGGCTGACCCGGGACGCCGCGGTCCCGCTGTTCACCGGGATCTTCCTCGGGATCGCTTACGGCGCGGGGATCATCATCCGCGTGGCCCAGCAGAAGGGGCTTCCGGGCAGGGAGCTGTTCCTGATGGGGCTGTTCCTCGCGACCTGCCATTCGGTGATCGAGGACATCCTCATCTTCGTGGTGATCGGCGGGAACGGTCTCGTCATCCTCGGCGTGCGGGTGGGGCTGGCGGCGCTGCTGACCGGCCTGATGGCCCGTTTGTGGAAGACGGCCTGAACCGC is part of the Thermodesulfobacteriota bacterium genome and harbors:
- a CDS encoding nucleoside recognition domain-containing protein — encoded protein: MEALTSALVGAAKLSVKLILIIVPLVTVFEVLRHLPVFRRAGNLVEPAMKGVGLTRDAAVPLFTGIFLGIAYGAGIIIRVAQQKGLPGRELFLMGLFLATCHSVIEDILIFVVIGGNGLVILGVRVGLAALLTGLMARLWKTA